Proteins from one Oryza sativa Japonica Group chromosome 12, ASM3414082v1 genomic window:
- the LOC4351876 gene encoding large ribosomal subunit protein mL54 has protein sequence MAMALRRVLKHGVIPRDAAQVVGIRGFAIASKAKKGGKGAADAAKTPVLSKELKSTTVFGANILKEGSDPKLQPDSEYPEWLWHLLDKRPMLSELRRKDAKTLPYEDLKRFVKLVNRARIKEQNALTAKN, from the coding sequence ATGGCAATGGCATTGAGAAGAGTACTGAAACATGGTGTAATCCCAAGAGATGCAGCTCAAGTAGTTGGCATAAGAGGATTTGCAATTGCAAGCAAGGCAAAGAAGGGCGGAAAGGGTGCGGCCGATGCTGCTAAAACCCCTGTGCTCAGCAAAGAACTTAAGAGTACAACAGTGTTTGGGGCAAATATCCTCAAGGAGGGGTCTGATCCGAAACTCCAGCCAGATTCTGAATACCCTGAGTGGCTGTGGCACCTGCTCGACAAGCGCCCTATGCTGAGTGAGCTGCGGAGGAAAGATGCCAAGACGCTCCCCTATGAAGACCTGAAACGGTTCGTCAAGCTGGTGAACCGAGCTC